One window of the Paenibacillus beijingensis genome contains the following:
- a CDS encoding YnfA family protein, with translation MIKSIFLFMLAGLAEIGGGYLVWLWLRESRPLWVGLLGVILLAAYGVIPTLQHFPAFGRIYAAYGGVFIVLAVLWGWLVDKKSPDMYDWIGAAVCIIGASIILWAPRG, from the coding sequence ATGATAAAATCGATCTTTTTGTTTATGCTGGCGGGGCTGGCCGAAATAGGCGGCGGCTATCTCGTATGGCTGTGGCTGCGGGAGTCGCGGCCGTTGTGGGTCGGACTGCTCGGCGTCATATTGCTGGCCGCGTACGGCGTTATTCCGACACTGCAGCATTTTCCGGCGTTCGGCCGAATCTATGCCGCCTACGGCGGTGTTTTTATTGTGCTGGCGGTACTTTGGGGATGGCTTGTCGACAAGAAGAGCCCCGATATGTACGACTGGATCGGAGCGGCCGTCTGCATCATTGGAGCATCGATCATCCTGTGGGCCCCGAGAGGCTAG
- a CDS encoding 3'-5' exonuclease has protein sequence MLLVFHDLETKVVRNRKEAELIQIGALKVRLENHTFTQLDTYMSFVRPSTPINMETTRFTGITREQLQEAKSFTDVQPQFLRWIGEETYYLCSWSLSDRNIFIDECRRHGLGTDWLRNYNDIQMMFGRKFNHNRRIGLAQALKDLGIAQSELLHDALADTHYTFEILKAMYERDNDIFSFSENQHYDKYETEVVYAEEGFENNPFAKLKGLL, from the coding sequence ATGCTGCTTGTCTTTCACGATCTGGAAACGAAAGTGGTGCGGAACCGCAAGGAAGCTGAGCTGATTCAGATCGGCGCTTTGAAAGTCAGACTTGAAAATCATACTTTTACCCAGCTGGACACCTACATGTCGTTTGTTCGGCCGAGCACGCCGATCAACATGGAGACGACCCGTTTCACGGGCATTACGCGCGAGCAGCTTCAGGAGGCCAAGAGCTTTACCGATGTGCAGCCCCAGTTTTTAAGATGGATCGGAGAAGAAACGTATTACCTCTGCTCGTGGTCGCTGAGCGACCGCAACATCTTTATCGATGAGTGCCGCAGGCACGGGCTCGGCACGGACTGGCTGCGCAATTATAACGATATCCAGATGATGTTCGGCCGCAAATTCAATCACAACCGGCGGATCGGTCTCGCCCAGGCGCTCAAGGATCTCGGCATCGCCCAATCGGAGCTGCTGCATGACGCTCTGGCGGATACGCATTATACGTTTGAAATTTTAAAAGCGATGTACGAGCGGGACAACGATATTTTCTCATTTTCCGAAAATCAGCATTACGATAAGTACGAAACCGAAGTCGTATACGCCGAGGAAGGATTCGAAAACAACCCGTTCGCCAAACTGAAAGGGCTGCTCTAG
- a CDS encoding 5-oxoprolinase subunit PxpA, whose amino-acid sequence MHTVDLNCDLGESFGAYRMGRDEEIVPLVTSVNIACGFHAGDPGTMRRTVKLAIAHHTAIGAHPGLPDLSGFGRRNMDISPQEAYDIVVYQIGALDGFVRSEGGVMRHVKPHGALYNMAARDTALAEAIAEAVYRVNPGLILFGLSGSELIRAGKKASLATASEVFADRTYQADGSLTRRGELGALIEDRETAALQVLQMIKYGTVRSRQGTDVPIAAQTVCIHGDGGEALLFAKRIRARLQAEGVTLSSPAGH is encoded by the coding sequence ATGCATACGGTCGATTTAAACTGTGATTTGGGAGAGAGCTTCGGCGCCTACCGGATGGGCCGCGATGAGGAAATCGTGCCGCTTGTCACCTCGGTCAACATCGCCTGCGGCTTCCATGCGGGCGATCCCGGCACGATGCGCCGGACCGTCAAGCTGGCGATCGCTCATCATACGGCGATCGGCGCCCATCCGGGACTGCCCGACCTGAGCGGGTTCGGCCGGCGGAATATGGATATTTCGCCGCAGGAGGCTTATGACATCGTCGTGTATCAAATCGGCGCGCTGGATGGCTTCGTCCGCTCGGAAGGCGGCGTCATGCGCCATGTGAAGCCGCACGGCGCGCTGTATAATATGGCGGCTCGAGATACGGCGCTCGCCGAGGCGATCGCCGAAGCCGTCTACCGGGTGAACCCCGGTCTCATTTTGTTCGGCTTATCCGGCAGCGAGCTGATCCGGGCGGGGAAGAAGGCTTCTCTTGCGACGGCAAGCGAAGTGTTCGCCGACCGCACTTATCAGGCGGACGGCAGCTTGACGCGGCGCGGCGAGCTGGGTGCGCTCATCGAAGACCGGGAGACGGCAGCTCTGCAGGTGCTGCAAATGATCAAATACGGTACAGTCCGCTCCCGGCAGGGGACCGACGTGCCGATTGCCGCCCAGACGGTGTGCATCCACGGGGACGGCGGCGAGGCGCTCCTTTTTGCGAAACGCATCCGGGCGCGGCTGCAGGCGGAAGGCGTGACGCTCTCGTCTCCGGCCGGCCATTAA
- a CDS encoding biotin-dependent carboxyltransferase family protein, with product MSFRIGNPGLLTTVQDLGRFGYQRQGVIVSGAMDRFALRMANLLVGNAEGEAALEATLIGPEITFGQDALISVCGGDLSAEVGGRPLPMWRPVWIRAGQTLRFGGCRSGARAYVAVAGGIGVPIVMESRSTYLRAGLGGCEGRALKEGDELSVGIPSALSAQYMERLKRVAGTSPFAAPSWFAGGSTLPGYSEHPAIRFVPGRDYSSFAEESRQWFEGRSYRVTPQSDRMGYRLEGPPLSLKERLEPISSAVATGTVQVPEGGQPIMLMADRQTIGGYPVVAQVVTADLPLLAQLRPGQRVRFAPVTIEQAEELYILGELELRQAAAAIAHYMKESR from the coding sequence ATGAGCTTTCGTATCGGGAATCCCGGCCTGCTTACAACGGTACAGGATTTGGGGCGATTCGGCTATCAGCGGCAGGGGGTTATCGTCAGCGGCGCGATGGACCGCTTTGCGCTAAGGATGGCCAATCTGCTGGTCGGCAACGCGGAAGGAGAAGCCGCGCTGGAAGCGACGCTTATCGGACCCGAGATAACGTTCGGACAAGATGCGCTGATCAGCGTTTGCGGGGGCGATCTGTCGGCGGAGGTCGGAGGGAGGCCGCTGCCGATGTGGAGGCCGGTCTGGATCCGGGCGGGGCAGACACTCCGGTTCGGCGGCTGCCGGAGCGGGGCGCGCGCTTATGTCGCCGTCGCCGGGGGCATCGGCGTTCCAATCGTGATGGAGAGCCGCAGCACCTACTTGCGGGCGGGGCTTGGCGGCTGCGAAGGAAGAGCGCTGAAGGAAGGAGATGAGCTTTCGGTCGGCATTCCGTCCGCGCTGTCCGCGCAGTACATGGAGCGGCTGAAGCGGGTCGCGGGGACGAGCCCTTTTGCCGCCCCGTCATGGTTTGCCGGCGGCAGCACGCTTCCGGGCTATTCGGAACATCCGGCGATCCGCTTCGTTCCGGGCCGCGATTATTCCAGCTTCGCCGAGGAGAGCAGACAATGGTTTGAAGGCCGATCGTATCGCGTAACGCCACAGTCGGACCGGATGGGATACCGGCTTGAAGGACCGCCGCTTTCGTTAAAAGAGCGGCTCGAACCGATATCGTCGGCGGTCGCGACCGGTACGGTTCAAGTGCCGGAAGGCGGGCAGCCGATCATGTTGATGGCCGACCGGCAAACGATCGGCGGATATCCGGTCGTTGCCCAGGTCGTTACGGCGGACCTTCCTCTGCTTGCGCAGCTAAGGCCCGGTCAGCGTGTCCGGTTCGCGCCGGTAACGATCGAGCAGGCAGAAGAGCTGTATATTCTCGGTGAGCTGGAGCTGAGACAGGCGGCCGCCGCAATCGCACATTATATGAAAGAGAGCAGGTAG
- the pxpB gene encoding 5-oxoprolinase subunit PxpB — protein sequence MNRMDREQAAPVRLFPLGDAAAVVQFGSRIGETARRKVQALIAILEQHPFPGLIEAVPAFVTVTVYYDPMKVADPHTGETWSSHSGHGIRSPFGIVSSLLSRLTASLGSDDEKDVSRIVEIPVCYGGELGPDLQEVAELNGLAPEEVIGIHSQADYRVHMIGFAPGFPYLGGMSERIAAPRRSVPRVNIEAGSVGIGGSQTGIYPIATPGGWRLIGRTPLKLFQPDRAEPSLLRAGDLVRFRPIRYEQYIEWGEDGT from the coding sequence ATGAATCGCATGGACCGGGAGCAGGCGGCGCCTGTCAGGCTGTTCCCGCTTGGAGATGCCGCGGCGGTCGTGCAGTTCGGCAGCCGCATCGGGGAGACGGCGCGCCGGAAGGTACAGGCACTGATCGCAATATTGGAGCAGCATCCTTTTCCCGGACTGATCGAGGCCGTTCCGGCGTTCGTGACGGTCACCGTTTATTACGATCCGATGAAGGTAGCCGATCCGCATACCGGAGAAACGTGGAGCTCGCATTCCGGCCACGGTATCCGCTCCCCGTTTGGCATCGTCAGCAGCCTGCTCAGCCGGCTGACGGCCAGCCTCGGTTCGGACGACGAGAAAGACGTCTCCAGAATCGTCGAAATTCCGGTTTGCTACGGCGGAGAGCTCGGCCCCGATCTGCAGGAGGTGGCCGAGCTGAACGGACTTGCACCCGAGGAAGTGATTGGCATCCATTCACAAGCGGATTACAGGGTGCATATGATCGGCTTTGCGCCCGGATTTCCTTATCTGGGAGGCATGTCCGAGCGGATCGCCGCGCCGCGGCGGAGCGTGCCGCGCGTGAACATCGAAGCGGGCAGCGTCGGAATCGGCGGCAGTCAGACCGGCATCTATCCGATCGCGACGCCGGGCGGATGGCGGCTGATCGGACGAACGCCGCTCAAGCTGTTTCAGCCGGACCGCGCCGAGCCGAGCTTGCTGCGGGCCGGCGATCTGGTCAGGTTCCGTCCGATTCGGTACGAGCAGTACATAGAGTGGGGAGAGGACGGGACATGA
- a CDS encoding NAD-dependent protein deacylase, translated as MNFSELKKIVADSGNIVFFGGAGTSTESDIPDFRSAGGLYGSGGAFAYPPEVMLSRTFFMQHTEQFYEFYRAKMVHPHAKPGAAHLALTELERQGKLRAVITQNIDGLHQKAGSRNVLELHGSVERNTCMECGARFELDYILQAEDAVPKCGACGGTVKPDVVLYEEMLDTDTLLKAQEAVREADILIVGGTSLSVYPAAGLVAEYEGDKLILINKSATPYDARANYLIQDSIGKVLTALISG; from the coding sequence GTGAATTTTTCGGAGCTGAAAAAAATCGTGGCGGATAGCGGCAATATCGTCTTTTTCGGGGGAGCGGGAACGTCGACCGAAAGCGATATTCCCGATTTCCGGTCGGCCGGGGGGCTTTACGGCAGCGGGGGGGCGTTTGCCTATCCGCCGGAGGTAATGCTAAGCCGCACCTTTTTCATGCAGCATACGGAGCAGTTTTATGAATTTTACCGGGCCAAAATGGTTCACCCCCACGCGAAGCCAGGCGCGGCGCATCTGGCGCTTACGGAACTGGAGCGGCAGGGGAAGCTGCGAGCGGTCATTACCCAAAATATCGACGGGCTGCACCAGAAGGCGGGAAGCCGGAACGTGCTGGAGCTGCACGGCTCGGTGGAACGCAATACCTGCATGGAGTGCGGCGCTCGGTTTGAGCTTGACTATATTTTGCAGGCGGAGGATGCCGTTCCGAAGTGCGGCGCCTGCGGCGGCACCGTGAAGCCGGACGTCGTGCTGTACGAGGAAATGCTCGATACCGATACGCTGCTCAAGGCGCAGGAGGCGGTCCGGGAAGCGGACATTCTCATCGTCGGCGGCACGTCGCTCAGCGTCTATCCCGCGGCCGGACTGGTAGCCGAATACGAGGGAGACAAGCTGATTCTGATCAACAAATCGGCGACGCCTTACGACGCCCGCGCCAACTATTTAATTCAGGACAGCATCGGAAAAGTGCTGACGGCGCTCATTTCCGGTTAA